A stretch of Triticum aestivum cultivar Chinese Spring chromosome 1D, IWGSC CS RefSeq v2.1, whole genome shotgun sequence DNA encodes these proteins:
- the LOC123180270 gene encoding uncharacterized protein isoform X2, giving the protein MAKLAQSSFALDLLRRLLCAHTAGNAAGGGNTNTVHADVAALRRGDGAAASKEEEGAMARSPCIVARLMGLDAMPTPPRDQQQTLRRSRSASSAEGWSSPTPCCFGDAPRRRVVRTTSASFRDRPTYLRRENDEFLLLSFSPDDDGGDDRDAAGWPRSDDDDAEMAGSRRGKRTVDGDGAKKQRRRRRRLPRRRRGDEDAESKPGRSRRPAAAAEECGLENSSPVSVLEAREAQEESSTATTASSSSVEELEHAEPCSPSSVHIL; this is encoded by the exons ATGGCCAAGCTCGCGCAGTCCTCCTTCGCTCTCGACCTCCTGCGCCGCCTCCTCTGCGCGCACACCGCCGGCAATGCGGCGGGCGGGGGCAACACCAACACCGTCCATGCCGACGTCGCTGCTCTACGGCGCGGCGACGGCGCCGCggcgtccaaggaggaggagggggcgatgGCCAGGAGCCCCTGCATTGTGGCCAGGCTGATGGGCCTCGACGCGATGCCGACGCCGCCGCGCGACCAGCAGCAGACGCTGCGCCGGAGCCGCTCCGCCAGCTCCGCGGAGGGCTGGTCCTCGCCCACGCCGTGCTGCTTCGGTGACGCGCCGCGGCGCAGGGTGGTCAGGACCACGTCGGCGTCGTTCCGGGACCGGCCCACGTACCTGAGGCGGGAGAACGACGAGTTCCTGCTCCTCAGCTTCAGCccggacgacgacggcggcgacgaccgCGACGCGGCAGGGTGGCCCAgaagcgacgacgacgacgcggagatggccgggagcaggcgcggcaagaGGACGGTGGACGGCGACGGGGCCAAGAAACAGAGGCGGAGGCGAAGAAGGctcccgcggcggcggcgcggcgacgagGACGCGGAGTCAAAGCCTGGCCGGAGCAGGAggccggccgcggcggcggaggaatgcgGCCTGGAGAACTCGAGCCCGGTGTCGGTGCTGGAGGCGCgagaagcgcaggaggagtcgtcGACGGCCACCACCGCTTCGTCATCTTCAGTGGAAGAATTGGAGCATGCAGAGCCGTGCTCACCTAGCTCAG TTCACATCCTATGA
- the LOC123180270 gene encoding uncharacterized protein isoform X1 has product MAKLAQSSFALDLLRRLLCAHTAGNAAGGGNTNTVHADVAALRRGDGAAASKEEEGAMARSPCIVARLMGLDAMPTPPRDQQQTLRRSRSASSAEGWSSPTPCCFGDAPRRRVVRTTSASFRDRPTYLRRENDEFLLLSFSPDDDGGDDRDAAGWPRSDDDDAEMAGSRRGKRTVDGDGAKKQRRRRRRLPRRRRGDEDAESKPGRSRRPAAAAEECGLENSSPVSVLEAREAQEESSTATTASSSSVEELEHAEPCSPSSDGGETRLAPRQQLQRSRRKLLQANSDNLGDDPRPAAASSSSCVSKCSDRNRRDRRVVNNKAEAIAPDATGIWRIICRMVEQDICGIKWQARGGGDIAAAMGSEILDQLIWEQTAELMQLTVV; this is encoded by the exons ATGGCCAAGCTCGCGCAGTCCTCCTTCGCTCTCGACCTCCTGCGCCGCCTCCTCTGCGCGCACACCGCCGGCAATGCGGCGGGCGGGGGCAACACCAACACCGTCCATGCCGACGTCGCTGCTCTACGGCGCGGCGACGGCGCCGCggcgtccaaggaggaggagggggcgatgGCCAGGAGCCCCTGCATTGTGGCCAGGCTGATGGGCCTCGACGCGATGCCGACGCCGCCGCGCGACCAGCAGCAGACGCTGCGCCGGAGCCGCTCCGCCAGCTCCGCGGAGGGCTGGTCCTCGCCCACGCCGTGCTGCTTCGGTGACGCGCCGCGGCGCAGGGTGGTCAGGACCACGTCGGCGTCGTTCCGGGACCGGCCCACGTACCTGAGGCGGGAGAACGACGAGTTCCTGCTCCTCAGCTTCAGCccggacgacgacggcggcgacgaccgCGACGCGGCAGGGTGGCCCAgaagcgacgacgacgacgcggagatggccgggagcaggcgcggcaagaGGACGGTGGACGGCGACGGGGCCAAGAAACAGAGGCGGAGGCGAAGAAGGctcccgcggcggcggcgcggcgacgagGACGCGGAGTCAAAGCCTGGCCGGAGCAGGAggccggccgcggcggcggaggaatgcgGCCTGGAGAACTCGAGCCCGGTGTCGGTGCTGGAGGCGCgagaagcgcaggaggagtcgtcGACGGCCACCACCGCTTCGTCATCTTCAGTGGAAGAATTGGAGCATGCAGAGCCGTGCTCACCTAGCTCAG ATGGAGGCGAAACCCGGCTGGCGCCGAGGCAGCAGCTGCAGAGATCAAGGAGGAAGCTACTGCAAGCCAACTCCGACAATCTCGGTGACGACCCGCGTCCTGCAGCAGCTAGCTCCTCCTCTTGTGTCTCGAAATGTTCAGACAGGAATAGGAGGGACAGGAGAGTGGTGAACAACAAGGCAGAGGCGATCGCCCCGGATGCGACCGGCATCTGGCGAATCATCTGCAGGATGGTTGAGCAAGATATATGTGGCATCAAGTGGCAAGCTAGAGGTGGTGGCGACATTGCAGCGGCGATGGGGTCAGAGATCCTTGATCAGCTCATATGGGAGCAAACAGCTGAGCTGATGCAGCTAACTGTGGTCTGA
- the LOC123180268 gene encoding zinc finger CCCH domain-containing protein 33 produces the protein MCSGPRKPSTPPPVAAAPKDPAAVASLLLELAAADDVVEFRRVVEEEKACLDAAGSWYGPSAVGLGRLAAESRTPAMVAALYGSTAVLAHALSVAPGEACRASGTDGATALHMAAAGGAANAVAATHLLLAAGASTEALSVSGLRAGDLLPRAAGVAEKPLRLLLKSPAVSPSSSPKKSASPPAAMVAAQEPRKEYPPDLTLPDLKSGLFSTDEFRMYSFKVKPCSRAYSHDWTECPFVHPGENARRRDPRRYSYSCVPCPEFRKGGSCRKGDGCEYAHGVFECWLHPAQYRTRLCKDEVGCARRICFFAHRRDELRSVNPSAVSVGMMQPVSPRSSPPNGMDMGMLNPAGWPSSPVSRLKTARELDFDLEMLALDQYQQKLFDKVSNSAHSPRASWGAPNSGLGSPHAAGSPARNMPDYTDLLGSIDPAMLSQLHALSLKQAGDMSPYSSMPDTQLHMPTSPMVGANNSFGLDHSMAKAIMTSRASAFAKRSQSFIDRGARAPAARSLMSPATTIGEPSMLTDWGSPSGGGNLDWGSPGGKLDWGVQGDELHKFRKSASFGFRGQSAMPAAAPATPAEPDVSWVNSLVKDGHTGDHFPQWLEQEQMVA, from the coding sequence ATGTGCTCCGGCCCGCGCAAGCCGTCGACCCCgccgccggtggcggcggcgcccaAGGATCCGGCGGCCGTGGCCTCGCTCCTCCTGGAgctggcggcggcggacgacgtggTGGAGTTCAGGCGGGTCGTGGAGGAGGAGAAGGCGTGCCTTGATGCCGCGGGATCGTGGTATGGGCCGTCGGCTGTCGGCCTTGGCCGGCTGGCCGCGgagagccggacgccggccatggtCGCTGCGCTCTACGGCAGCACGGCCGTGCTGGCGCACGCGCTGTCCGTCGCGCCGGGCGAGGCCTGCCGCGCGTCCggcacggacggcgccaccgcgcTGCATATGGCTGCGGCCGGCGGCGCGGCCAACGCCGTCGCGGCCACGCACCTGCTGCTCGCCGCGGGGGCCTCCACGGAGGCGCTCTCCGTGTCCGGGCTCCGCGCCGGGGACCTGCTCCCGCGCGCCGCCGGCGTGGCCGAGAAGCCTCTCCGCCTGCTGCTCAAGTCCCCCGCCGTGTCGCCCTCCTCGTCGCCCAAGAAGTCCGCCTCGCCGCCTGCGGCGATGGTCGCCGCGCAGGAGCCCAGGAAGGAGTACCCGCCGGACCTGACGCTGCCGGACCTCAAGAGCGGGCTCTTCAGCACCGACGAGTTCCGCATGTACAGCTTCAAGGTGAAGCCCTGCTCCCGCGCCTACTCCCACGACTGGACCGAGTGCCCCTTCGTGCACCCCGGCGAGAACGCGCGCCGCCGCGACCCGCGCCGCTACTCCTACAGCTGCGTGCCCTGCCCGGAGTTCCGCAAGGGCGGGTCGTGCCGCAAGGGCGACGGCTGCGAGTACGCGCACGGCGTCTTCGAGTGCTGGCTCCACCCGGCGCAGTACCGGACGCGCCTCTGCAAGGACGAGGTCGGCTGCGCGCGACGCATCTGCTTCTTCGCCCACAGGCGCGACGAGCTCCGCTCCGTCAACCCCTCCGCCGTCTCCGTGGGCATGATGCAGCCCGTGTCCCCGCGCTCCTCGCCCCCCAACGGGATGGACATGGGGATGCTCAACCCCGCGGGGTGGCCGTCGTCGCCGGTCAGCCGGCTCAAGACGGCGCGGGAGCTCGACTTCGACCTGGAGATGCTCGCGCTGGACCAGTACCAGCAGAAGCTGTTCGACAAGGTGTCCAACAGCGCGCACTCGCCGAGGGCGAGCTGGGGCGCGCCCAACAGCGGCCTCGGCTCGCCGCACGCCGCCGGGTCACCCGCAAGAAACATGCCGGACTACACCGACCTGCTCGGCTCCATTGACCCGGCCATGCTCTCCCAGCTCCACGCGCTGTCGCTGAAGCAGGCGGGCGACATGTCGCCGTACAGCTCCATGCCGGACACGCAGCTGCACATGCCGACCTCGCCGATGGTGGGCGCGAACAACTCGTTCGGCCTCGACCACTCCATGGCCAAGGCCATCATGACCTCCCGCGCCTCCGCGTTCGCCAAGCGTAGCCAGAGCTTCATCGACCGCGGCGCGCGCGCCCCGGCCGCACGCTCACTCATGTCGCCGGCCACCACGATCGGCGAGCCATCCATGCTCACCGACTGGGGCTCCCCCAGCGGCGGCGGCAACCTCGACTGGGGCTCACCCGGCGGCAAGCTGGACTGGGGCGTCCAGGGAGACGAGCTGCACAAGTTCCGCAAGTCGGCGTCCTTCGGGTTCCGCGGGCAGTCCGCCATGCCGGCGGCCGCCCCGGCCACCCCGGCCGAACCCGACGTCTCATGGGTGAACTCTCTTGTCAAGGATGGCCACACAGGCGACCATTTTCCGCAGTGGCTGGAGCAGGAGCAGATGGTGGCCTGA